In Chitinophaga oryzae, the sequence GTGATGTCGATGACGAACGCTTCGGAACGGAGCGTCTTATAGCTGTTGGCTTCCGGATCGAAGTAAGAAAACTCGACGGCGGGAATGGTATGTTTACCGGCTTCCTGCGGCATCAGCACATATTCAAATGTCCGGCTGCCGGACAGCGGGTTGCTGTTTTTCTCGATATCGTCGGTCATTTTGGGATCGTACTTTTCAAATCCGGAGGGTACGTCCACTTTGGGGGCATTGAGCAGGTTCACGTTGCCATGGCCGGTGATAGTGACCTTCAGGGTAAGGGCGTCGTCTGTGCTGAGGGTGTTTTTATCCACTACCGCACTCATTTTGAAGCTGCCCACCGCGCCGTTATAGCTGAGGGGACGGCCTTCTACCGGCAATGGTTTTACGTTGATCTTTATCGGGTTGCTCTGGATTTTATACGGCACGTCCTGGTATTCCACTTCCGGCCGGTTGAAGAAATCGTCGAAGAACGGGTCTTTAAAAGCCGGATCGTTGAAGAACTCTTCAAACGGGTCGCGGGCGCCGCGGTTGCGTTTGCCCACCAGTTTGACGAGGCGTACCTGGTTGTCCACTTCCACGGGGTCCAGCTCCAGGGTGCCGGACTGCAGCGGGAACAGCAGTGTTTTACGGATGGTAAACACTTTATAGGGGATGCCGTTGATGCGTTCTTCAGTGGCCTGCGGCGGGTTGGGAAGTTCTATGTCTTTCGCAGAAAATCCTTTAAACGCCGGTACTTTGGTGACACTGGAGTTCGTCGGCAGCCGTGTATAGAGTTTATACGTGGCCGTTAGCTGGTCACCTTCGTACAGGTTGGTTTTATCAACATCTACTTTCAGGAAGATATTTTTCCGGAGTTTTTCGGTGATGTCCTCTCCTTTTTTGAGGATACCGTCCGACAGGTCTTCGCTGATGCCACCGCCGTTCTGGCCGCGGTGTTGCGGTATTGCCTGCTGCGGCTGCTGCTGCGCCTGAGTGTTGCCTTTCCGTACTTCAATAAGCACGGGGTTGGACTTGATAACATTGCCGTTTACCCGTGCCTGTGCGCCGGGTATGGTGAAGTTGCCCACATGTTTGGGCTGCAGCACGTAATTCAGTGCAAAGTATTCGGAGCGGCGGCCGTTGAAGATAGATTGACCCTGCATTTGTGAAGGGCCCTGCAGCACTTCAAAGTCTTTGAAGCTGGGCGGCGTGAAGCTGGTGATATTGGTCCCGTTTTCCAGCATGAACTGGATCTGGAAAGCTTCATCCAGCGTAACGGAGTTACTGCTCACGCTGGTGGTAAAACGGAGATCTTGTGCGCTGGCGCAAACAACCAGCCCTAAACAACACAAAACAGAGAAAATGTACTTCCTTATACTAAATCTGTCCTTCATAGTTATGTCAACAAATTTAACCAAACCCGCTCCGGAAGCGGTGTCGGCTGCCGTTAAAACTTAGTTAAAAGATCTTTAATATCAATTACGAATTACGGATTACGAATTAAAATCATTTGTTTTGTGGGGCTTTGTAGTGGCTTTCAGCAGTCGGCTTCCCATTCGTAATTCGTAATTCGTAATCCGTAATTCGTAATTGTTTTAAATATCTCCCAACATAGGTCTGAGCTGTATTTCCTCTACGACAGTTTGTTTGGCCAGGGTAAAGGCGTTCCACACCACGCTGGCAATGTCTTCGGGAGGCATCATCCTGTCGGCCGGGCCTTCGAAGCCGTCCCAGGAGGCGGTGAGCGTTGGGCCGGGGCTTACGGAGGTGACCCTCACATTGTGGGGCATCAGCTCCCGGCGCAGGTTTTTGGAGAATCCGAGCAGGGCGTATTTGGTGATGCTGTAGGAGCCGCCGTTAGGATAGGCATGATGGCTGGCGGTGGAGCACATATTAAAGATATGGCCGTTACGTTGGGCTATCATGAGGGGCAGTAGTTCGCGGGTGAGGTGGTAGGCGCTGTATACGTTGACGGCCATCAGCTTTTCCAGCAGGCCGTCCGCTTCTTCGTGCAGGGCGCCGGGTATGAAGATACCGGCGTTGTTGACAAGTATGTCCACGGTGGACCAGGTGTCTTTTATTTTCCGTGCAAAAGCCATCACCTGCGCTTTATCACCCATATCCACCGATTCGGCGATGACCGTTACTGCGGGGTTTTTCTCCCCGATAGCTGCCTTTGCAGCGGCCAACGCGTCTGTGTTGCGGGCACAAATGGCCACGTTGAACCCCTCTGCCGCCAGTCTTTCTGCAATAGCCTTTCCGATGCCTTTGCTGGCACCTGTTATAACTGCGTTCATAAATTTCTGTCGATTAAAGTGTTAAAATAATGAATTTTAGTTGAATGACCTTAGTCCGGAAACCCCATCTGTCTGGTATTTTGTACCTTTGCTGCGTTATGAGATATAAGCATCTTTTCTTTGACCTGGACCATACGCTCTGGGACTTTGAAACCAACGAACAGGAGACCTTGCTGGAACTTTTCGACAGCCATGGGCTGGCCAACCGCGGAGTACCATCTTTCGAAGCATTTTCCGAATCTTATGTCGGGCACAACGAACGTTTATGGGAGCGCTTCCGGAAAGGGTTCATCAACCGGGCCGAGTTGCGGGACAAACGCTTCCGCCTTGCGCTGCTGGACTTCAAAATCGGTGATGAGAAGCTGTGTCAGGCCATAAGCACGGAGTTCCTGGAGATACTGCCGAACAAAAAGGCGCTGTTTCCCGAAACGAAAGAAACGCTGGACTATCTGGCGGCCAAAAACTACCCGATGCATATGATTACCAACGGGTTCGAAGAAACGCAGCTGCTGAAGATGAGGAATGCAGGCATCGAGCATTATTTTACCCATATCGTTACCTCTGAGGTGGCGGGCAGTCTGAAGCCCTATCCCCAGATATTTGAATATGCCATCAGTAAAGCCGGCACCAGCGCGGCGGAGAGCATTATGGTGGGCGACGCTATGGAGCTGGATATTAAAGGGGCGCATGGCGTGGGCATGGACCAGGTGTATTTTAATCCGGCCAAGCCGCCGGTGGACTTTACGCCGACCTATACTATCGGGCATTTAAAGGAGCTCAGGAACATACTTTGATATTTGGGGATTTTTTGATTTACGGATTTTTTGATTTTTGGGATAATAAACAAGAAGACCGAAGCTGTTTTATGACTCGCTTCGGTCTTCTTGTTTATCAATATCTTATCAAGATATGAAATCAAAAATCTGTAAATCAAAAAATCCCAGAATCTCCACGGTCTTCTTGTTTTATAGACGAAATCAAAAAATCGTAAATCAAAAAATCTCTATATTTTTTTTGTTCTGAGGCTGGCGGTGCGGGAGGGCTGCGTACAGCAGCTTTTTTTCGGGTTGTTACGGGCTGTAGAATCGTGCTGATACTGCGCCAGCTTAGGCGTGCCGGAGGGCAACGGTTTATGGGCCGTTGCAGTGGCTTGTTTGGCAGGCGCTTTCCGGCCGGGTTTATCCTGAGCAGTAGCTGCTCCTGCAAGGAGTAGCAGTGTCAGTGCAGTCAAAATATTTTTCATACAGTCCTGTTTGAGCCTACTAATATACTAGATTTTAGCGATCACCGTCTGGCCGCCCTTTACTACCTGCTCCAGCTGTACGGTCACTTCTGTGCCTAAAGGCAGGTAGAGGTCCACACGGGAGCCGAATTTGATAAAGCCCATTTCTTCATTCTGGCCTACCTGCATACCGGGTTTCAGGTAGTTAACGATCCTGCGGGCGAGGGCGCCGGCGATCTGTCTTACCAGGATATCTGTTTTCTGGTTGCCGATCACTACAGAGTGTCTTTCATTTTCCGTAGAGGATTTCGGATGCCAGGCCACGAGGTATTTACCGGCGTGATACTGTGACAGTTTCACGGTGCCGCTGATAGGGTTGCGGTTTACGTGTACGTTGGCAGGGCTCATAAAGATGGATACCTGCAGGCGTTTGTCCTGGAAGTACTCCGGTTCAAAAACTTCTTCTATCACTACCACTTTACCATCGCAGGGAGAGATGACCAGGTTGTCTCCGGTCGTATACTGTCTGGCCGGCACGCGGAAAAACGATACGATAAAAAGGAAGAACAGGATGGAAAAGACCAGGATGACATAGGTTACAGCCGGAACGGCGCCCAGCCAGTAAAATACGGCTCCGTTGATCAGTGCCAGTACCAGGAATACAAGGGAAATGGTAGCAAATCCTTCACGATGGATCTTCATTTGTTTTCTTGTTTGTTAGATTTTATATATATCCCGGCTTTCGCCGGGATGGTTAAGCAAAGTGCAAAGTTACTTCAGAAATACTTCTTTCTGTCAGATGAATATGAAATATTGATTATGTGTATGCTAAGCCATCATAAAGGCGTGTACATAAATCCAGGCGAAGGGGGCGGCCAGCAGCAGGGAATCGAAGCGATCGAGGAAGCCGCCATGGCCGGGCATGATGTTACCGGAGTCTTTAACGCCGGCCATGCGTTTGAGCCTGGACTCCAGCAGGTCGCCGGTGGTGCCGAATACGGCGGCGATGCCGGCCAGTGCCAGCCAGTGCTGGAGTGACAGGTATTGTTGTCCCCAGTAGTAGCCATATACACCGGCAGCGGCAACAGCCAGTATCATCCCTCCCACGGAGCCTTCGATGGTTTTTTTAGGAGAGATCGACGGGAAGAAGGGGGTTTTGCCGATGAGAGAGCCTACGATATAGGCCATGGTATCGTTGATCCAGATAAAAATGATGAGCAGCAAGGGAATGAGCCAACCGGGGGCGGTGCCCACATTTTCCGGTGTATAGTGAATATCTATGGCATTGAGGCGGATATTGACCAGCAGGCTGAAGGGGATCACCACGTAGAGCAGGCCCATACAGGAGTAACCGACGTTACGGGGGGAGAAATCCTTATCAAGCAGTATTTCACCAAGCGGCAGTACCAGCAGGAAAATAATAGCGATCCACCAGCCGATGAAGCCGGTGGAGATGTCGCCCAACTGAAAGTTCTCCCCGGTAAAAGCCAGCATAATGGCGGCGCCGGCGATAGTTACCCCCCATTTGTGCCAGGAGGGAATACTGTTGTAACCGGTATCTATCAGGCGCATCAGTTTAAAAAACTCCTGCAGTGCGAAGGTGCTGACCAGGAAAAAGAGCAGAAAAAAGGTGAAGGGACTCCATAAGATACCTCCCAGCATCACTGCCACAAACACCAGCGCCGAGGCAGTGCGGGTAAAAAAAGTCTTCATTATGCGTAGTTCTGTTAAAGATTCTAACCGCAAAAGTGTACAAAATTACCCTGCGGAGCAAATTGCTATTCCGACACCTCGTTGGGGTCGCCGGTGGGAAGGTTGTTGTGATTGTGTACGAGGTCCTTTGCTGTTTGTTCTTCTTTTTCGTGTACGTATAGCTCTGCCTGACCGGGGAGGGTGATATTGTAGGAAGATGACTGACGGTTGATCAGTACTGCGGTGATACCATTGTCTGCCAGCATTCCTTTTACAATCTCCGCCTCGAAGGGACGGTCACTTGAGAAGATTTTAACCCAACCTTTTTCCATAGTAATAACATTTGTCTCAGCGGTAAATTACTGATTTTCATCCACACCGAGGTTGTCTATTTGATCATCGTCCGCCTTTCGGACAGGCGCTGTCATCACCATGGGCGTGGATTTCTGGCGCAGCGCCCACAGGAGGCCGATGGTGACCACAAGGCTCAGTAGGGCGATATACCATTCCACCTGCGTGTCTGTGGCAGGATCTGTTTTGATAATGCCCCGCTGGAACAGGTATATCAGTACTACCAGCGAGCCGTTGTTGAGGATGTGGGCGAAGATGCTTAACCAGAGATTGCCGCTCAGCACATAGATGGCGCCCAGAATAAAGCCCAGTACCACGCGCACCATAAAGCCCAGCATTTCAAAATGGATGAAGCTGAAGAAGACGGCGGTCAGGAACACGCTGAGCCATACTTTGCGGGTGCTCTGGATGAGCAGGCGCTGGAATACGCCACGGAAGAACAGCTCTTCCGCGATGGCAGGGACAATGGCCATCAGTACCAGGTTGATGAATAAGTCTTTTATGGAAGGCATGCGCAGCATGACCGTGATCAGCTTTTCCGTTTGCTCCTGCAGTTGCCGGGCAGCCTGGGGTACCTGCCAGGTCTGGTTCCAGTTGTTCAGGAAGCCGCCAAACCAGGTAACGGAGTACATGGCCATCAGCGCCAGCAACACCTGGATAGCGGCCGGAGCGGGTTTCAGGCCCAGGTAGCGGCCCGGGTAGGGCTGCCACAGGTAGGCAAAAAGGGCTGCCGGGACCAGATAAACTACGATAGAATAGAAAAACTGTGTAATTTTCAGATAGCCGATGAGGTTAGGGTCTGTTATATCCCCGCTTTGAAGGTCCATCAGCGAATGACCGGTCATGGGTTCCATCAGCAACATCAGTGCTGTATTGTATATCAGCATGAAACCAATGAAAAAGCCGAAAAAGGTAATAAACTGTAAAGCGGGTGGGGACTGTTTCAGATAACCGGTCATAAATACTTACTGTATTAATTTTGCGTAAATTTACATCGCGAAATCCAGTTTGCAGTGATACCTGGTGATCTCCATCATCTTTTTTGTATCCTGCCTGCTTCTTTTCGGAAGTCAGGAACTGTCACTTCCCGCTGTGAAAAAGAATAATATATAGTATAAAAATAATAACTACAGCCTGGCGCTGTGGTATTTAACTTATGGTGAAGATAGGAAATATAGAATTGGGTGAATTTCCCCTGTTGCTCGCGCCTATGGAGGATGTGAGTGATCCGCCCTTCCGTGCGGTCTGTAAGGATAACGGGGCTGACCTGATGTATACTGAGTTTATCTCTTCGGAGGGGCTTATCCGTGATGCCATCAAAAGCCGGCAGAAACTGGATATTTTCCCTTATGAAAGACCGGTAGGCATCCAGATCTTCGGCGGAGATGAAGAGCCTATGGCCATGGCCGCCCAGATCGTGGAAACCACCAACCCGGACCTGCTGGACATCAACTTTGGCTGCCCGGTGAAGAAAGTGGTGTGCAAGGGCGCCGGCGCCGGTATTCTGAAAGACATCCCTAAAATGGTGAAACTGACGGCTGCCGTGGTAAAAGCCACCCGGTTGCCGGTAACCGTAAAAACCAGGCTGGGCTGGGATGATAACACCAGGAATATTGAAGAGGTAGCGGAAAGGCTGCAGGATGTGGGCATACAGGCGCTCACGATCCATGGCCGTACCCGTACACAGCTGTATAAAGGCCATGCGGACTGGACACTGATCGGGAAGGTGAAGAATAATCCCCGTATTAAGATTCCGATTTTTGGTAACGGTGACATATGTACGCCGGAACAGACGATTGCAGCCCGGGAGAAATTTGGCGTAGACGGGGTCATGATAGGCCGCGCCGCCATCGGCTACCCCTGGATATTCCGGGAGATCAAGCATTTTATGAAGACGGGTGAACATTTGCCGCCTCCGACTGTTTTGGAAAGAGTAGAAGTCTGCAAAAAACATCTCCGCCAGTCCGTGTCCTGGAAAGGTGACATTGTGGGAATCCTTGAAATGCGCCGCCATTACGCGAATTACCTCAAAGGGCTACCCCATATCAAAGAATTCAGGCAACAATTAGTAACTTACAAAACATTAGCTGAAATAGAAGACGTACTAGACGCGATTGTTACACAGTACAAGGACCACATATTCGAAAGGACTTCTCCCCCACCAGCTGAACAGAATTTTCTACCAGCGGATAATGAAACGGCTGGTTGTAACGTTTACGTCTAAACGGACTAACCCCATCAAAACAAAAATTATAAATTACTTTCACATGACCACAATTAAAAATCTGAGAAATGAAGTCTGGAAAGACTTACAGATTAAAAACAAATCTGCCCTGCGTAAGCGATACGCGGTTTCAAACATGGGGAGAGTGATCAGTTATCATGAAAGTACAGAAGATGGTAAGCTGCTCACGGGTTCTACCGTGGAAGGCTATACGGTTTTGAATGTAAAACCGGCGGACAGCTACCAGTCACTCTACCTGCACCGGGAAGTGGCCAAGCTTTTCAACAAAAGACCAGGACGTGCCCACCGCTACGTGATCCACCTGGACTATGACAAGAAAAACAACAAGGCCAGCAACCTGAAATGGGCTACCAAAGAGGAAATGGAAGAGCATCAGCAGAACAGCCCGGCAAAACTGGCCTACAAGGAGAAGCAGCGCAACCGTCTCAAAGGACTGAAGCTGAATGTGACCAAAGTAAAGAGCATCAAGCGCTTACTGAACAAGCCCGGTAAAAAAACCATGAAGCAGATCGCTGAGCAGTTCGACATCAGCGAAATGCAGCTGTACCGTATTAAAAGCGGTGAGAACTGGGCGCATGTAACACTGGATTAATGCCTGGTTTTACCAGGAATGATCATATATGATGTTGTCTGACTATGGCCATACTTGCGTGTGGCCATAGTTGTTTGGTTACTTTTTCGATTTAGCTGTTTTACAGGCTGCCCCTGACCATCTCACCCAGTACCTTCCGGTAGTGCGGGCTCCGGCTCAAAGCCGGCTCATAGCCCAGCAGGACCACCTGTTTTCGTGCACGCGATAACGTTACCAGCAACTTACGGTCTACCTCTATATCTGCTTCATCCCATGTGAAACTGCCCAGGCATTGCAGGGTATCCACCTGTGCGGCATGATAAACCGCCAGGGACACGATGATAATATCGTTTTCCGATCCCTGAAAACGCTCTACCGTGTCTATGTTCACCTGCTGCAGGGCCTTGTCTCCCGCCAGCAGTTCCCGGATCAGGCTGATCTGGGTGCGCCAGGGTGTGACCACTCCTACCGTATCGCGGGTAAAGGAGGCGCCATACTGCGCCCTGAGATATTGCAACAGGGAAACGACCCTTTCGGCTTCCGTCTGGTTCATCTTGGAAGTGGCCTCATAAGGGCTGGGAATGAATACTTTCCTGCCCAGGGTCAGTATGTGCTGCCACGGCTGCATTTCGGGGCATGGCCCCGGGTCAAAGTCCGCCCGTTGCTGTTCCCCTCCCGATGCCAGTTGCCCGGCATAGTAGTGATTCACCAGGCTGGCAATACTTTCATGCATCCGGAAATGGGTGTTCAGCATACCCCATGCATGGCGCCACTGCCACTTCTTGCAACAATGCATCAGTCTTTCGAAGATGGAAGACCGCAGGTCCCGCATGCCCAGTTCCAGCAGCAGCGGGTCTTTCACCCGGCAGAAAGAGGCTTCCTGCGTCACCACCGGTGGTAGCTGGTTCTGGTCACCTATGAGGATAAACTTGCGAAAAGGCATCAGTAAGCCCAGCAGCTGCGGCTCTGTGAGCTGCGACGCTTCGTCCACGATCAGCGTATCCGTGGGGATGCCCATCATCACCAGCTGGTCCAGCCGGGTAGCCATGGTAGCGACAGTAGCTACAAACACACGGTGACCGGTAATATACGCGCGGGCATCGTCCAGTGAGCCCCGGAGGCATAACTGCCGCAACTCCTGCGCCGGCGCCGTATTCCGCCCACCGAGGCGTAAATGACGTATCTGGCGGGCTTCCAGCTTGCTGCAGATTTCTTCTACCGCTTTATTGGTAAAAGCTACGATCACCACATGTCGCTGCTGTTTGATCATCTCTCCCACGATGGTGGTGAGCAGTGAAGACGTTTTGCCGGTGCCCGGCGGCCCCTGCAGCAGATAGTAGTCCTGCGCTTCCAGCGCCTGTTGCACAATCTTTTCCTGGTTGGCGTTAAACATGGCCGGCGCCGGAAATGGTAAGGGCTGCCAACGGGGTATCTCCAATCCAAGCAGGAGCCGTACCCGTTGTGCATTTACCGGCGAAAGCATATGAAACAGCGCAGCGGCGGCCATCCAGTAGTTGGACTCATAAATATCATGTTCAATCACCCACTCTTCAAACTGACGGAAGAAATCCAGCGTCATCTGCCGGTTGTTCAGGGAGAAGGTGAGCGTATCTTTGGCCAGGTCGTCGATGCGGCCTTTCAGCAGCTGTTGCTGTAACGGCTGCAGCCCCGCCCCGGTGCGCGGATAGATAATGGCGGTATCGCCCGCGCGGAAATTGTGGCTAACGGGGCCGGCTATATCAAAAATAACCGCGCTGTTCATCGGGTCAAATTCCCGGAAGTGCAGGCCGGGGATAATATTGAACCGTGCGGCTTTCTCTTCGGGGCTTTGCAGCCACAAAGCGGAAAAGCCATCGGCGTCTTCCTCCCGGTCCACTTCGGAATACATGCCGCATTTGGCCTGCAGGTATTCCCGCAGCACAAAGGACAGGTATTGTTTATAATAAGCTTTCGCTTCTTCAGCGGCGGAATACCAGGCTTTTTCGAAAGCGGTGAAGTGCGCCGCGCTGAAGGAGGGCAAGCCGGTAGCCGCAGCGCCGGTGATGGTAGACAGCACGCCGTACTCCTCTCCTGCCAGCCGCAGCAACATAGCGACCACCTGGTTGCGCAGCAGCATCAGTTCATTTTCGGTCCGGTGCGTACTGCTGACATTGCGGAGCGGATTAGCCGCAGCGGCTGAATACAAAATAGCGGAACTTCCTTTGCGTTGCCGGCCGAAGGCGGACTTTAGCAACAGGTTGTAGCCCACTACCTGCATCTCGTGGTTTTTCCAGGTATTGAAATCCGGCGCTTTGCCACTTTTTAACTCGAAGATTTCTTTGCGGTGCGGGTCCCCGTTGTCTTCCGTCATGAGGTCCAGCCTTCCCTGCAGGCCGTAACGGGCGGAGAAGAAAGTGGGCTCTATCTGTACCGGTTTGTCGCGCAGGTCGCGAACGGTGGCGTGGAGGTTGCCCCAGTGGTGCTGCCGGATATCGCGGAACATTTCATTCAGTTGTTCCCGGCCATAGGCGGCGGCCTGTAGTGCGTTTTCAGCAACAGCTTCCACGAAAGAGGTTTTCACGTCCACTTCGCCGTTGCGCAGCATCTCGTCCAGCAGGGCATTCACCAGGTTACCCTTGAATGCGGCCGGCGACGGTTGCTGTGGCGTCAGTTTACGAACGAGGTACAGCAGGTGGTTGGCCCCTTTGTGCGTGAAACATTCTGCCAGTTCGCTGATATCGATGAGCAGGTCCGGCTCCAGGATGATCTGGCTTTCCGGTACGGTGACGTAATGATGCGGGTTGTCTCCCTGCCGGCAGTGATGGACCAGGATGGTATCATACGGGCGCAACAGCGGATAAAGGGCTACCACGGTGAGGTCGTCCAGCTGGTCGAGGGATAGCTCGAAGGCGCCCTGTTCATCGTTTTT encodes:
- the dusB gene encoding tRNA dihydrouridine synthase DusB; the encoded protein is MVKIGNIELGEFPLLLAPMEDVSDPPFRAVCKDNGADLMYTEFISSEGLIRDAIKSRQKLDIFPYERPVGIQIFGGDEEPMAMAAQIVETTNPDLLDINFGCPVKKVVCKGAGAGILKDIPKMVKLTAAVVKATRLPVTVKTRLGWDDNTRNIEEVAERLQDVGIQALTIHGRTRTQLYKGHADWTLIGKVKNNPRIKIPIFGNGDICTPEQTIAAREKFGVDGVMIGRAAIGYPWIFREIKHFMKTGEHLPPPTVLERVEVCKKHLRQSVSWKGDIVGILEMRRHYANYLKGLPHIKEFRQQLVTYKTLAEIEDVLDAIVTQYKDHIFERTSPPPAEQNFLPADNETAGCNVYV
- a CDS encoding putative signal transducing protein, whose product is MEKGWVKIFSSDRPFEAEIVKGMLADNGITAVLINRQSSSYNITLPGQAELYVHEKEEQTAKDLVHNHNNLPTGDPNEVSE
- a CDS encoding NUMOD4 domain-containing protein codes for the protein MTTIKNLRNEVWKDLQIKNKSALRKRYAVSNMGRVISYHESTEDGKLLTGSTVEGYTVLNVKPADSYQSLYLHREVAKLFNKRPGRAHRYVIHLDYDKKNNKASNLKWATKEEMEEHQQNSPAKLAYKEKQRNRLKGLKLNVTKVKSIKRLLNKPGKKTMKQIAEQFDISEMQLYRIKSGENWAHVTLD
- a CDS encoding phosphatidylserine decarboxylase family protein; translation: MKIHREGFATISLVFLVLALINGAVFYWLGAVPAVTYVILVFSILFFLFIVSFFRVPARQYTTGDNLVISPCDGKVVVIEEVFEPEYFQDKRLQVSIFMSPANVHVNRNPISGTVKLSQYHAGKYLVAWHPKSSTENERHSVVIGNQKTDILVRQIAGALARRIVNYLKPGMQVGQNEEMGFIKFGSRVDLYLPLGTEVTVQLEQVVKGGQTVIAKI
- a CDS encoding DEAD/DEAH box helicase, with protein sequence MQATHKAAAFFARIKEAHRSTSPEEKIRQYRQILETLFRDLTREETRSFGNLFARMQFYFDKQAVPPEIRQPLSALRLLTNKATSGMFPLQEQEHLCCIKALSEAVAWAYQEPEPDDLRLLFRPVSDMRLSLSYQHHPSDIPLLKCMVTGTSPLTLNDKGSHTFTISAKNDEQGAFELSLDQLDDLTVVALYPLLRPYDTILVHHCRQGDNPHHYVTVPESQIILEPDLLIDISELAECFTHKGANHLLYLVRKLTPQQPSPAAFKGNLVNALLDEMLRNGEVDVKTSFVEAVAENALQAAAYGREQLNEMFRDIRQHHWGNLHATVRDLRDKPVQIEPTFFSARYGLQGRLDLMTEDNGDPHRKEIFELKSGKAPDFNTWKNHEMQVVGYNLLLKSAFGRQRKGSSAILYSAAAANPLRNVSSTHRTENELMLLRNQVVAMLLRLAGEEYGVLSTITGAAATGLPSFSAAHFTAFEKAWYSAAEEAKAYYKQYLSFVLREYLQAKCGMYSEVDREEDADGFSALWLQSPEEKAARFNIIPGLHFREFDPMNSAVIFDIAGPVSHNFRAGDTAIIYPRTGAGLQPLQQQLLKGRIDDLAKDTLTFSLNNRQMTLDFFRQFEEWVIEHDIYESNYWMAAAALFHMLSPVNAQRVRLLLGLEIPRWQPLPFPAPAMFNANQEKIVQQALEAQDYYLLQGPPGTGKTSSLLTTIVGEMIKQQRHVVIVAFTNKAVEEICSKLEARQIRHLRLGGRNTAPAQELRQLCLRGSLDDARAYITGHRVFVATVATMATRLDQLVMMGIPTDTLIVDEASQLTEPQLLGLLMPFRKFILIGDQNQLPPVVTQEASFCRVKDPLLLELGMRDLRSSIFERLMHCCKKWQWRHAWGMLNTHFRMHESIASLVNHYYAGQLASGGEQQRADFDPGPCPEMQPWQHILTLGRKVFIPSPYEATSKMNQTEAERVVSLLQYLRAQYGASFTRDTVGVVTPWRTQISLIRELLAGDKALQQVNIDTVERFQGSENDIIIVSLAVYHAAQVDTLQCLGSFTWDEADIEVDRKLLVTLSRARKQVVLLGYEPALSRSPHYRKVLGEMVRGSL
- a CDS encoding BatD family protein, with the protein product MKDRFSIRKYIFSVLCCLGLVVCASAQDLRFTTSVSSNSVTLDEAFQIQFMLENGTNITSFTPPSFKDFEVLQGPSQMQGQSIFNGRRSEYFALNYVLQPKHVGNFTIPGAQARVNGNVIKSNPVLIEVRKGNTQAQQQPQQAIPQHRGQNGGGISEDLSDGILKKGEDITEKLRKNIFLKVDVDKTNLYEGDQLTATYKLYTRLPTNSSVTKVPAFKGFSAKDIELPNPPQATEERINGIPYKVFTIRKTLLFPLQSGTLELDPVEVDNQVRLVKLVGKRNRGARDPFEEFFNDPAFKDPFFDDFFNRPEVEYQDVPYKIQSNPIKINVKPLPVEGRPLSYNGAVGSFKMSAVVDKNTLSTDDALTLKVTITGHGNVNLLNAPKVDVPSGFEKYDPKMTDDIEKNSNPLSGSRTFEYVLMPQEAGKHTIPAVEFSYFDPEANSYKTLRSEAFVIDITQGKRIKEDKHDFSTGRNELVKIDGGIQQWSKRSTWFILSPWFYALLILPLLIAGAVIFYKRRKDYNTTNAALLKHRYANKVALKRLELAARYLKEGKDKAFYEETSRAVWGYLSHKLKIPFADLSKQLIQDKLAARHINGTNTSDLFELIDNCELALYAPGHNDDKMQGTYSKAVTIITNLEDALKN
- a CDS encoding phosphatidate cytidylyltransferase, coding for MKTFFTRTASALVFVAVMLGGILWSPFTFFLLFFLVSTFALQEFFKLMRLIDTGYNSIPSWHKWGVTIAGAAIMLAFTGENFQLGDISTGFIGWWIAIIFLLVLPLGEILLDKDFSPRNVGYSCMGLLYVVIPFSLLVNIRLNAIDIHYTPENVGTAPGWLIPLLLIIFIWINDTMAYIVGSLIGKTPFFPSISPKKTIEGSVGGMILAVAAAGVYGYYWGQQYLSLQHWLALAGIAAVFGTTGDLLESRLKRMAGVKDSGNIMPGHGGFLDRFDSLLLAAPFAWIYVHAFMMA
- a CDS encoding SDR family oxidoreductase, with amino-acid sequence MNAVITGASKGIGKAIAERLAAEGFNVAICARNTDALAAAKAAIGEKNPAVTVIAESVDMGDKAQVMAFARKIKDTWSTVDILVNNAGIFIPGALHEEADGLLEKLMAVNVYSAYHLTRELLPLMIAQRNGHIFNMCSTASHHAYPNGGSYSITKYALLGFSKNLRRELMPHNVRVTSVSPGPTLTASWDGFEGPADRMMPPEDIASVVWNAFTLAKQTVVEEIQLRPMLGDI
- a CDS encoding CPBP family intramembrane glutamic endopeptidase → MTGYLKQSPPALQFITFFGFFIGFMLIYNTALMLLMEPMTGHSLMDLQSGDITDPNLIGYLKITQFFYSIVVYLVPAALFAYLWQPYPGRYLGLKPAPAAIQVLLALMAMYSVTWFGGFLNNWNQTWQVPQAARQLQEQTEKLITVMLRMPSIKDLFINLVLMAIVPAIAEELFFRGVFQRLLIQSTRKVWLSVFLTAVFFSFIHFEMLGFMVRVVLGFILGAIYVLSGNLWLSIFAHILNNGSLVVLIYLFQRGIIKTDPATDTQVEWYIALLSLVVTIGLLWALRQKSTPMVMTAPVRKADDDQIDNLGVDENQ
- a CDS encoding YjjG family noncanonical pyrimidine nucleotidase; this translates as MRYKHLFFDLDHTLWDFETNEQETLLELFDSHGLANRGVPSFEAFSESYVGHNERLWERFRKGFINRAELRDKRFRLALLDFKIGDEKLCQAISTEFLEILPNKKALFPETKETLDYLAAKNYPMHMITNGFEETQLLKMRNAGIEHYFTHIVTSEVAGSLKPYPQIFEYAISKAGTSAAESIMVGDAMELDIKGAHGVGMDQVYFNPAKPPVDFTPTYTIGHLKELRNIL